A single genomic interval of Phocoena sinus isolate mPhoSin1 chromosome 15, mPhoSin1.pri, whole genome shotgun sequence harbors:
- the MMD2 gene encoding monocyte to macrophage differentiation factor 2, translated as MFAPRLLDFQKTKYARFMNHRVPAHRRYQPTECEHAANCATHALWIIPSILGSSNLYFLSDDDWETISAWIYGLGLCGLFVVSTVFHTISWKKSHLRTVEHCLHMSDRMVIYFFIAASYAPWLNLRELGPWASHMRWLVWIMASVGTIYVFFFHERYKLVELLCYVVMGFFPALVILSMPNTEGIWELVTGGVFYCLGTVFFKSDGRIPFAHAIWHLFVAFGAGTHYYAIWRYLYLPSTLQAKVSK; from the exons GTTCATGAACCACCGAGTCCCTGCCCACAGGAGGTACCAGCCCACGGAGTGTGAACATGCCGCCAACTGCGCCACCCATGCT CTCTGGATCATTCCCAGCATCCTCGGCAGCTCCAACCTCTACTTCCTGTCGGACGATGACTGGGAGACCATCTCTGCCTGGATCTACGGCCTCGGCCTCTGTGGGCTCTTCGTGGTGTCCACCGTGTTCCACACGATCTCCTGGAAGAAGAGCCACCTCAG GACGGTGGAGCATTGTCTGCACATGTCCGACCGCATGGTCATCTATTTCTTCATCGCGGCCTCCTACGCGCCCTG GCTGAACCTTCGCGAGCTGGGCCCCTGGGCCTCGCACATGCGATGGCTGGTCTGGATCATGGCCTCTGTGGGCACCATCTATGTCTTCTTCTTCCATGAGCG GTACAAGCTCGTGGAGCTGCTCTGCTACGTCGTCATGGGCTTCTTCCCCGCCCTGGTCATCCTTTCCATG CCCAACACCGAGGGCATCTGGGAGCTGGTGACCGGAGGGGTCTTCTACTGCTTGGGCACGGTGTTCTTCAAGAGTGACGGGAGGATCCCCTTTGCCCACGCCATCTGGCATCTCTTTGTGGCATTTGGTGCTGGTACCCACTACTATGCCATCTGGAGGTACCTGTATCTGCCCAGCACCCTGCAGGCCAAGGTGTCCAAATGA